TTAAGTTCAAGCATTATTCGCTGACTAATATTGTGGCGGGCAAGGAAGTTGTAAAAGAGTATTTGCAGCATATTAATGCTAAAGAAGTAGGAGATTTTATTCTGGATAATTTACAGGATAAGGATAAATTGGAAGTTATAAAAAATGAGCTGAAGAGTATTAAAGAAAAGTTGCAAATTGAAGGTAAAACTAATATATTAGAATCAATAGCGGAATACATTCTTGAACCAAATGGTTATTGTGCTCCGAGATAGGTGATTCAAGGTTATTTTTGAAAAGGAGGAAGCTGTGCTGTGAATAATATCATTGTACAAAAGTACGGTGGAACGAGCGTAGGAACAACAGATAAAATAAAACGTGTGGCGGACCGCATTATATCTTTTAAAAATCAGGGTAAAAACATGGTAGTAATAGTCTCCGCTATGGGAGACACAACAGATGACCTGATTAAACTTGCAAAAGAGATTACCCCAAATCCATCAGCAAGAGAAATGGACGCTTTGATTTCTACGGGGGAATCGATTTCCGCGGCACTTCTGGCCATGGCTATTCATGCCAAGGGTGTTGACGCTATTTCCTTAACCGGAAGGCAGGCAGGTGTTTATACTGAAGACGCTTATAATAAAGCCCGGGTTCTGGATGTGAAGCCGGATAGGGTCCAGCAGGAATTAAATTCGGGCAAAATTGTAATTGTTACCGGTTTTCAGGGGGTAAACAGTCTGGATGATATTACCACTATCGGCCGGGGAGGCTCGGATACTTCAGCTGTGATTATTGCCGCGGCACTTAAAGCTGAACTTTGCGAGATTTATACTGATGTTGACGGCGTTTATACCACAAATCCCAATTTAATTAAAAACGCACGAAAATTAAAGACCATTTCTTATGATGAAATGCTGGAAATGGCCAGCCTCGGTGCTCAGGTGCTGCATCCAAGGTCTGTTGAGGGCGCCAAACACTACAAAATGGAACTGCATGTAAGATCAAGTTATAATTTTAATGAAGGAACAATAGTGAAGGAGGTTTCGCCAATGGAAATAAAGAACCCTGTTACAGGGATAGCTTATGATGATAATACTGCAAAAATAGCAATTCAGGGTTTGCCCGACAAACCCGGTGTTGCCGGTGGTTTTTTTACCTTGCTGGCAGATAACAAAGTTAATGTGGATATGATTATCCAGAGCAATCAGGTAGACCAGTATAATGATATTGCTTTTACAGTGTCTAAAGATGATTTTGATAAAACCATAGAACTTACCAAGCAATATGCAAAAAAGGTAAATGCATCCAAGGTGATATTTGA
Above is a genomic segment from Candidatus Margulisiibacteriota bacterium containing:
- a CDS encoding aspartate kinase translates to MNNIIVQKYGGTSVGTTDKIKRVADRIISFKNQGKNMVVIVSAMGDTTDDLIKLAKEITPNPSAREMDALISTGESISAALLAMAIHAKGVDAISLTGRQAGVYTEDAYNKARVLDVKPDRVQQELNSGKIVIVTGFQGVNSLDDITTIGRGGSDTSAVIIAAALKAELCEIYTDVDGVYTTNPNLIKNARKLKTISYDEMLEMASLGAQVLHPRSVEGAKHYKMELHVRSSYNFNEGTIVKEVSPMEIKNPVTGIAYDDNTAKIAIQGLPDKPGVAGGFFTLLADNKVNVDMIIQSNQVDQYNDIAFTVSKDDFDKTIELTKQYAKKVNASKVIFDNNIAKISIIGVGMISQPGVAARMFSMLGENGINIDLISTSEIKVSCIINKKYTEKAVQVLHDGFQLEKE